One window of the Candidatus Jettenia sp. genome contains the following:
- a CDS encoding helix-turn-helix domain-containing protein, which produces MQDILQRAFREVLKKYIERKKTQKMNQKDFAKIIKLSGTELSNILTGQENIGKKRWNDIVEKLGSSFDVDVKKKVVELIEESLKEKSAKCKTQSEYLGKYKPFELEEQKYIGLLIEIFRGSNKKNIRALKENIGAFYDTRNIKTETETNAIQNNHIKKPAC; this is translated from the coding sequence ATGCAAGATATCTTACAAAGAGCATTTAGAGAAGTATTAAAAAAATATATAGAAAGAAAAAAGACTCAAAAAATGAATCAAAAAGATTTTGCAAAAATCATAAAATTATCGGGAACCGAGCTAAGCAATATATTAACAGGACAAGAAAATATAGGGAAAAAACGATGGAATGATATAGTTGAAAAACTAGGCTCATCATTTGACGTTGATGTTAAAAAAAAGGTTGTAGAACTGATAGAAGAATCATTAAAAGAGAAATCTGCAAAATGTAAAACGCAATCTGAATATCTGGGAAAATATAAACCTTTTGAATTGGAAGAACAAAAATATATTGGTCTATTAATTGAAATTTTCAGAGGCTCAAACAAAAAAAATATAAGAGCCCTTAAAGAGAATATTGGGGCATTTTATGATACGCGCAATATAAAAACGGAAACAGAAACAAATGCCATACAAAACAACCATATAAAAAAACCTGCTTGCTGA
- a CDS encoding ferritin family protein, whose translation MVKLNSILTIEGRGNRIMDVKEIIKQAAEQEDKAYKFYTNALKLVKDAASKVWIKELAEEELKHKEMLENFDASKIKKFKPEKIQDLHITEYLVDKDITEVKDFQDVLIVAMKKEQKSYNFYVSMAKSADNADIKKLCKILAQEELKHKHKLELYYDDIVFRED comes from the coding sequence ATGGTTAAACTTAATAGTATCTTAACTATTGAAGGGAGGGGTAATAGAATAATGGATGTAAAAGAGATTATTAAACAAGCCGCGGAACAAGAAGATAAAGCATATAAATTTTATACGAATGCATTAAAGCTTGTAAAAGATGCGGCTTCAAAAGTATGGATAAAGGAACTTGCCGAGGAAGAATTGAAACATAAGGAGATGTTGGAAAATTTTGATGCCTCTAAGATCAAAAAATTTAAGCCTGAAAAAATTCAGGATCTCCATATTACTGAATATTTGGTTGATAAGGATATTACAGAAGTTAAAGACTTCCAGGATGTACTTATCGTTGCTATGAAGAAAGAGCAGAAATCCTATAACTTTTATGTTAGCATGGCCAAATCGGCTGATAATGCTGATATAAAAAAATTATGCAAGATTTTGGCTCAGGAAGAACTAAAACATAAGCACAAGCTTGAATTGTATTATGATGATATTGTCTTTCGGGAAGATTAA
- the trxB gene encoding thioredoxin-disulfide reductase — MNRDYDVIIVGGGPAALAAAVYTCRALLKTVILEKRYLGGQLIGTELIENYPGFPEVITGVDLVQRMEAQAKRFGVEIRYEEVLKLDLENGLKIVTTDTDKYASHVVILAAGADPKKLEIPGEKEFYGNGVSYCATCDGAFYKGKDVVVVGGGDSAITEGIFLTKYANSVRIIHRRDEFRATKIYLDDAFSNPKISVVLNTIVESVNGKEKIEGVTTQNVLTKEKKDFPCQAVFIFIGSSPNTDFLGNLLCVDTGCHIETNIHMETAIEGLYAVGDIRKNSYRQIATAVGEGVTAAIAAEHKLTELKSLGKTKK; from the coding sequence GTGAATAGAGATTATGATGTAATTATTGTGGGAGGAGGACCGGCTGCCCTTGCCGCTGCTGTCTATACCTGTCGTGCCCTGCTTAAGACGGTAATTCTTGAGAAGAGATATCTGGGAGGTCAGTTAATCGGTACTGAACTCATTGAGAATTACCCAGGGTTTCCTGAGGTTATTACCGGCGTTGATTTGGTACAGAGAATGGAAGCGCAGGCCAAACGATTTGGTGTAGAGATTCGGTATGAGGAAGTTTTGAAATTAGATTTGGAAAATGGCTTAAAAATTGTTACGACTGATACCGATAAATATGCAAGCCATGTAGTTATTTTGGCTGCTGGCGCAGACCCAAAAAAATTAGAGATACCTGGAGAGAAGGAGTTTTATGGGAATGGCGTTAGCTACTGTGCCACCTGCGACGGAGCGTTTTATAAGGGTAAAGATGTTGTTGTTGTTGGAGGAGGCGACTCTGCTATTACAGAAGGCATTTTTCTTACCAAATATGCCAATTCAGTCAGGATAATACACAGGAGGGATGAGTTTCGGGCTACAAAGATTTATCTCGACGATGCCTTTTCAAATCCAAAAATAAGTGTAGTATTAAATACTATAGTTGAAAGTGTTAACGGCAAAGAGAAGATTGAAGGGGTTACCACTCAAAATGTTCTAACGAAAGAGAAAAAGGATTTTCCCTGTCAAGCAGTTTTTATTTTCATTGGAAGTTCACCGAATACAGATTTTTTAGGCAATTTGCTCTGTGTAGATACCGGATGCCATATTGAGACAAACATCCATATGGAAACAGCTATTGAGGGACTGTATGCTGTCGGCGATATTCGAAAAAATTCTTATCGGCAAATTGCAACTGCCGTTGGAGAAGGGGTTACTGCGGCTATTGCGGCTGAACATAAATTGACAGAATTAAAATCCTTAGGCAAAACAAAGAAATAA
- a CDS encoding NapC/NirT family cytochrome c has protein sequence MRIYIIITGIAISCFESYALSNTEQRRENTPSVTYSNPYFKGTKEEREALIKRMTSLLGVDCNFCHNEDLTVFTEAGEKSKEMMKASVALGVECDHCHIDLKHYKENEQQARKMFELSEVMGTECNFCHAGKEKLTPKGEKSKTAFVTRNWATEGTKQCLACHIEKKQFALNFYGWQVLNAMRGLKGM, from the coding sequence TTGAGAATATATATAATCATCACGGGTATTGCGATATCTTGCTTTGAAAGTTACGCTTTATCGAATACAGAACAGAGGCGGGAAAACACACCAAGCGTTACCTACTCAAATCCTTACTTTAAAGGTACAAAAGAAGAGAGAGAAGCATTGATAAAAAGGATGACATCCCTCCTGGGCGTTGATTGTAATTTTTGCCATAATGAAGATTTAACAGTTTTTACAGAAGCAGGGGAGAAATCAAAGGAAATGATGAAGGCTTCTGTTGCGCTGGGTGTTGAATGCGACCATTGTCATATTGATCTGAAGCATTATAAGGAAAACGAACAACAGGCCAGGAAGATGTTTGAGCTTTCTGAAGTTATGGGAACGGAATGTAATTTTTGCCATGCAGGAAAGGAAAAGTTAACACCAAAAGGAGAAAAGTCTAAAACTGCGTTTGTAACCCGTAATTGGGCTACGGAAGGAACGAAGCAATGTTTAGCGTGTCATATTGAAAAAAAACAGTTTGCCTTAAATTTTTATGGATGGCAAGTTTTAAATGCAATGAGAGGATTAAAGGGAATGTGA
- a CDS encoding rubredoxin: MSKWECRVCGYVYDPEKGDPDNGVKPGTSFENLPDDWICPSCGAGKDMFDKLD, encoded by the coding sequence ATGTCAAAGTGGGAATGCAGGGTGTGTGGCTATGTATACGACCCAGAAAAAGGAGATCCGGATAATGGTGTAAAACCCGGGACGTCTTTTGAGAATTTACCAGATGATTGGATTTGTCCATCCTGCGGTGCTGGTAAGGATATGTTTGACAAACTCGATTAA
- a CDS encoding cytochrome c — protein MGFLNIGLLGLSLIGLGNSINFSMVSAAEEEVASHERVIEPTRALMNEIANHMENILDGILAGNFKYVAQEAGAVVNQSYKINETFFQVDPKENPWYKRAKIDPNDSKKITKLKEDFDVYLKDIASSALEIQKAAKSNDEGATLKSFTTMIEKTCFECHKNLRDKQIPIENR, from the coding sequence ATGGGGTTTTTAAATATTGGTTTATTAGGTTTGAGTTTGATAGGATTGGGGAATAGCATTAACTTTTCTATGGTTTCCGCAGCTGAGGAAGAAGTTGCCTCCCATGAGCGAGTTATAGAACCTACCAGGGCATTGATGAATGAGATAGCAAACCATATGGAAAATATTCTTGATGGAATACTAGCAGGGAATTTTAAATATGTCGCGCAGGAGGCAGGCGCAGTTGTAAATCAAAGCTATAAGATAAACGAAACATTCTTTCAGGTGGATCCAAAGGAGAATCCATGGTATAAACGGGCCAAGATAGATCCAAATGATTCAAAGAAGATTACAAAATTAAAAGAGGATTTTGATGTGTATTTAAAAGATATTGCATCATCAGCATTAGAAATTCAAAAAGCTGCAAAGTCGAACGATGAAGGAGCAACCCTTAAATCTTTCACAACTATGATAGAAAAGACCTGTTTCGAGTGCCATAAGAATCTTCGGGATAAGCAAATACCTATTGAAAACCGTTAA
- a CDS encoding aspartate ammonia-lyase, translated as MSKRKIDSFRTEKDSLGEMHIPATVYYGIQTARAIENFPISGQTSQPVFTLAIVHIKKAAAMVNVELGCLDSRIGNMIILACDRILNGEFQEQFLVDVYQAGAGTSHHMNVNEVVANIAIEMLGGEKGDYSIVHPNDHVNYGQSTNDIYPTAMRIAALQLSKKLIKGLYILVEVFNQKAKSFDSMIKSARTHLHDAVPIRVGQEFSGYTESLFKATKGIEKASESLKELGIGGTAVGTGINTHPEFARRVIEKLRKMTNLDLKESKNRFEATQSNAPFVEYSGSLRTLAVELIRISNDLRLMNSGPNTGLAEIDLPAMQPGSSIMPGKVNPVIPEMMNMVCFSILGNDMSIALAAQAGQFELNVMMPLIQYKLLDSIIILTNAARIFHEKCIYGITVNVDKCRDYAIRSLGIVTILNPIIGYSKAADIVKESMRTGKSVKEIIQQHKLIPADQLDQVLSPAFMTEPHTKGASV; from the coding sequence ATGAGCAAAAGAAAGATAGATTCATTCCGTACCGAAAAAGATTCCCTGGGTGAGATGCACATTCCTGCAACGGTCTACTACGGAATCCAAACTGCCAGGGCTATTGAGAATTTTCCCATTAGTGGTCAAACATCTCAGCCGGTATTTACCTTGGCCATTGTTCATATAAAAAAGGCAGCTGCTATGGTGAACGTAGAACTCGGTTGTCTCGATAGCAGGATTGGCAACATGATTATTCTGGCATGTGATCGCATATTGAATGGTGAATTTCAGGAACAGTTTCTGGTGGATGTATACCAGGCAGGGGCAGGAACATCACATCATATGAATGTAAATGAAGTTGTTGCTAATATTGCAATCGAAATGCTGGGTGGTGAAAAAGGTGATTATTCTATCGTGCATCCGAACGACCATGTGAATTATGGACAATCTACCAATGATATCTATCCTACTGCAATGCGTATCGCAGCGTTACAGTTATCTAAAAAACTTATTAAGGGCTTGTATATCCTGGTTGAAGTGTTTAATCAGAAAGCAAAATCATTTGATTCAATGATAAAATCAGCCCGTACACATCTTCATGATGCTGTGCCTATCCGGGTAGGACAGGAATTCTCTGGCTATACGGAATCCCTGTTTAAAGCGACTAAAGGTATTGAAAAGGCAAGCGAAAGCTTAAAAGAATTAGGAATCGGTGGAACCGCTGTAGGTACAGGAATTAACACTCATCCGGAGTTTGCTCGCAGGGTTATTGAAAAGCTCAGGAAGATGACCAATCTTGACCTCAAGGAATCAAAGAATCGATTTGAGGCCACGCAAAGTAATGCGCCTTTTGTCGAATACTCTGGGTCCCTTCGCACTTTAGCTGTGGAACTTATCCGTATCTCAAATGATCTGAGATTAATGAATTCCGGACCAAACACAGGATTGGCGGAGATTGATCTGCCTGCAATGCAGCCAGGGTCATCTATTATGCCAGGAAAGGTTAATCCTGTTATTCCTGAAATGATGAATATGGTCTGTTTTTCTATTTTGGGCAACGATATGTCAATAGCATTGGCTGCCCAGGCCGGGCAATTTGAGCTGAATGTTATGATGCCGTTAATTCAGTATAAGCTACTTGATTCCATTATCATTCTTACAAATGCTGCAAGGATATTTCATGAGAAATGTATTTATGGTATTACGGTAAATGTGGATAAATGCCGGGACTATGCCATTAGGAGTTTGGGAATCGTTACTATTCTGAATCCTATTATAGGATATTCAAAAGCGGCTGATATCGTAAAAGAATCGATGCGGACAGGGAAATCTGTAAAAGAGATTATTCAGCAACACAAACTTATTCCTGCAGATCAATTAGACCAGGTATTATCTCCTGCTTTTATGACTGAGCCGCATACAAAAGGCGCTTCTGTATAA
- a CDS encoding ferritin family protein, whose amino-acid sequence MSEALKDIKSIALQMEIDGIKFYTDMASKTFHPMGKAMFRSFIEDEKMHAKRIKTLLFTHKEAVQEREKTTINPRERLMNIFQDMGDELKQKVNANTNDIEAVKLAIKIEENGIKFYEQAAKDAHDRREKDVYHFLASEEEIHCTILKNTLEYLENTELWEAENEGRIYDLWVNMVSKKV is encoded by the coding sequence ATGAGCGAGGCTTTAAAGGATATAAAATCAATTGCACTCCAGATGGAAATAGACGGGATAAAATTCTATACTGATATGGCATCCAAAACCTTTCATCCTATGGGTAAGGCTATGTTCCGATCTTTTATAGAAGATGAAAAAATGCATGCGAAAAGGATCAAAACCTTATTGTTTACCCATAAAGAGGCTGTTCAGGAAAGGGAAAAAACTACAATAAATCCCAGAGAGAGACTAATGAATATCTTTCAAGATATGGGCGATGAGCTAAAACAAAAGGTAAATGCAAACACAAATGATATAGAAGCTGTGAAGCTGGCTATAAAGATAGAGGAAAATGGAATTAAATTTTATGAACAAGCTGCTAAAGATGCGCATGACAGAAGGGAAAAGGATGTGTATCATTTCCTTGCCAGTGAAGAGGAGATACATTGCACTATTTTAAAGAATACACTTGAATATCTTGAAAATACAGAGCTTTGGGAAGCTGAGAATGAAGGACGTATTTATGATCTGTGGGTGAATATGGTAAGTAAAAAAGTATGA
- a CDS encoding peptidoglycan recognition protein family protein: MRKHERIIQYLSLTATVVATSGLLISIPSFNNVKIEKSLPFFNISKLKESSPELNLVSICRTDVSENQWKYIVIHHSATEKGNAARFDNYHRNKRGWEYGLAYHFVIGNGSFSGDGEIEVAERWKKQIHGAHTANMACNRVAIGICLVGDFENGGVPTDNQLESLVKLIQYLSRRYTIPVSNILLHKQVHQKGTACPGKNFPFAELKMKLLQMASNPTNHI, translated from the coding sequence ATGCGAAAACATGAAAGAATTATTCAATATCTTTCGCTGACCGCAACGGTAGTCGCTACATCAGGACTACTCATTTCCATACCCTCTTTTAATAATGTAAAAATCGAAAAATCCCTCCCTTTTTTCAACATTTCCAAATTGAAAGAATCTTCTCCTGAATTGAATCTTGTTAGCATTTGTCGTACCGATGTAAGCGAAAATCAGTGGAAATATATTGTTATTCATCACAGCGCAACTGAAAAGGGAAACGCTGCTCGATTTGATAATTATCACAGGAATAAGAGAGGCTGGGAATATGGTCTTGCGTACCACTTTGTAATTGGAAATGGTTCATTTTCGGGAGATGGAGAAATAGAGGTTGCTGAGCGATGGAAAAAACAGATACATGGAGCACATACAGCAAATATGGCCTGCAATCGTGTGGCAATCGGGATTTGTCTGGTTGGTGATTTTGAAAATGGAGGTGTTCCTACCGATAACCAACTCGAATCGTTAGTTAAATTAATCCAATATCTCTCAAGAAGATATACTATCCCTGTATCAAATATATTATTACATAAACAGGTACATCAAAAGGGCACAGCTTGTCCGGGTAAGAATTTCCCATTTGCCGAACTTAAGATGAAGCTTCTGCAAATGGCCTCAAATCCGACCAACCATATTTAA